DNA sequence from the Microcebus murinus isolate Inina chromosome 18, M.murinus_Inina_mat1.0, whole genome shotgun sequence genome:
CAACCCCGCATCTTAAACTTGAGAAAACAGATCCAGAGACATGAACTGACTTGGAGACAGTAAGATAGCTGGAGCTGGCTGAGGTGGTCCATTATACTCCAGGAAACACAGGATGAGGAGAAATGTAGGCAAGAAAAGCCTGTCTAaatcaaatgattttctttagAGTTAAAGAAACTGGCCAGGCgtggggctcatgcctgtaatcctagcactttgggaggctgaggcgggtggattaggTGGGTGGATcgggcaggtggattgctcaaggtcaggagttcgaaactagcctgagcaagagagagaccccatctctactataaatagaaagaaattaattggccaactaatatatatagaaaaattatccgggcatggtggtgcatgcctgtagttccagctacttggaggctgaggcagaaggactgcttgagcccaggaatttgaggttgctgtgagctaggctcacaccacggcactcactcttgcctgggcaacaaagtgagactctgtctcaaaaaaaaaaagaaattaccagTATAAACATATTGAGATTATCTGTATACTACATAAAAGGAATCtaatactggtataaaaacaTTCAGATTACTTGTGTACAGTATTGGATAAAAGAAACTTTTtctgtagaaaatatttagacTTTTCCAGATATGTGAGACAACCCAAGAGGATATCAGAATTATAAACTGAGTTTGGGAATGAAAAAAACGGCAGAAAAAGCTTGTTCCTAATTCCGATGGCACGTCTGTAATTGGGCCCCTAAGTTCAAATTGAGTCCACTCTTCTTTTCTATACAAGTAGAGGCTTTATGCCCCACTTGCTACATGACCCAAATCAATCCAATGCAGCAGTTTTTCAGGAGTCCTAGGTTTTCACTATGGGACCAAATAATCGCAGGATGCTTTTGAGAGCCTCAATCCCGTGAAGTGACTGTTTCATGGAAGGGTCCTTGTGAAAAGATTGTTGGTTACATTCAGAGCCAGTGaagactgttttatttttttatttttatttatttacttatttagagacagagtctcactttgttgcccaggccagagtgctgtggtgtcagcttagctcataggcacctccaactcctgggctcaagcgatcctcctcctgcctcatcctcccaagtagctgggactacaggcatgcaccaccatgcctggctaatttttttttatatttttttagttggccaattaatttctttctatttttagtagagaaagggtcttgctcttgctcaggctgatttcgaactccttaccttaagtgatcctcccacctcggcctcccagaatgctaggattacaggcgtgagccactacacccccGGCCCTTAAAACTTTGAAAGATCCAGCTTAACCTACCAAGGTAATCCTATGATACATCGTATTCACGTAAGCCTGAGACCACTATGGAATAAAGGAAAGAGTAGTGAACCTAATTCAGGCTCAGGTAAACCAAATGATCTCTGTAAATCTTGTTtcctcatcagaaaaatgaaatcttgGTGATCTACAGATTTTTTCACTTCAAGCTCCatgataaagtatttttaaatttgaaataaagttcATCCTCTTCTTTCTGGTGCAACCCATCCTGACTATCCCTTCTCCACCTCTTtgcggggagggggggcaggaaAAAACCCCAGCTTGGTCCAGACTCAACTCAATACATGGCAACCATAAAACACCTAAATTAGGCCAGGTTCAACTGGGAAGGTAGCAAGTGCATCGAGATATAAAATCCTACCTCCCACCTTCCGAGTCAAACGGTTTCACATCTAAACAGTTTAGAATTCTACCTGTTCTTAATGCTACAGCCCGGAGAGGATCCAAACCCACCTTCCTCATCTGCCTCTGTGTTCACAACCGTCCAGGGCACAGGTTCCTCCGTAAAACCTAAGCATTCCCTGCTGCGGGGTTAAGCCCAACCCTTCTTTCTGACCTTGGGGAGGCGGCAACTCCCGGCCCCGAGTCCTCACAGAAGCCTTAGGGGGGCTCCCTCCCCAAGATCAGACATTgctcccatcccccccccccgccctcctAAATTTAGGACAGTGAAGCTTTAGGGCCACCGTCCCTCTTCCAGAACCAACCACACTTCATTCCAAACAGGAAAAgatagaaagggggaaaaaaaaaaaagatggagggaCGGGGGCGGGAGACCCAGACCCTTGAGTCACCCCTCCAGCCACCTACAGGGACCAGATACCGATCACTCGCGCGTCCCTCGCCCTCCTCCCCCGGACCGCGGAGCACCCCAGATGGAGCCCCGCAGGGTCCACGCTCGCTCCGACCCCGCTTCGCGCGCCCCCTCGGCTCCGTCCCCCAGACCCTGAGGCGAGGGGCTAGAAAGGAATGGGTCCCTTCTCTCTCACCTGGGGCGGAGGCGCTCGCTCATGGCAGCTGGCGGAGGGGAGCGACGCGGCGCCGCTCCGCGAGAAGAGGGAATAGAGGGGGCTGCGTCCCGCCGGCCGCCACGCCCACCCCTTCGGGCCTTGGCTCTAGCCGCCGCTCTGGTGGACGCAGCCGGCGGTAAGTACCCCTCGGTAGGACCCGTACCACTGCTACTTCCGGCGTCCCCTCCGCGCCCCCCCATGTCGCAGCCGCCGTGGTACCGCCCTCTCGCGGCTGCGCAGTGGCCGAGCCGCGCCGACCGGTAACCCCGCCCACGGGaagaggggggctgggagggggaggagcgaCTGGGAGCTTCTGGGAGAGAGGACCTCCTTGGGGGTGGCCCGGGATTTCGCCTGCTCACAGCCAAAGAGGCGGGCACGGTATAAAAATCAAGCCAGATGTAAAATCGATTCAATTAGGTCATAATAATATTATACAAGTATTTGGGTTAAAGCTCTGTgaggtaataattttttaaaataggcgCGAGCCGTCAGGCAGTGGCGCAGATGGCCTGCCGCGGGTCCCGGGCCCGGGGGTTGGGTGGGCGCTCGTGGGGCGACCTGGTGGGCTTGTCACTCGGGCTTCCCGGCCGTTCGGGTCTTCCGAGGTGAGGTGGCTTCTCAGCGGCGAGTCTCGGAGGGCGGGGGTGTTTCCTACGGCTGCGGTTCTGAGCCcgggggagactgtcctgaggCGAGAGGGGAGCGGACCGGGAGCCGGGGCCAGGCGGGGGGGCTTCCCGGAGCCGCAGGGTGAACCCCTTGCCCCTCCGTGAGGCTGCGGGGAAGCTGGCCTCCCACCCGGCAGCTGCCCGGCGGTCCCCGCCCACCTGGCTGCAAGCAGGTGGACTGCTAGGTTTCAGCCaaaggaggggagggcaggccaGGTAACGCACTGGGAGGAGCACGAGCCGGCTGGAGAGCGCGCCGGAGGTGAGGGCGAAGGTGAACATAAACCGTGAGGTCCGCCTGTGCGCGGAAGGCTGGTGAAGTCTTAACTCGCTGCTTTCCGGAATATCCTAGGGGGAAGCTGCCGAGCAGATAATCCAGTTACTGGCATGTGTATTTGGTTCACTAGTATGCCACATTTACTCACTGAGCGTGCCGTCGAGTTACCTCTCTGCTCGTGTGTTACACAGGCTGACGCTGAAGTTTATTCTGCCAAACTCGGGAACCGTGATCGGGAAGCAAGCATGGGGATCCAGGAGAAACAACTGCAAAATTAATATCCTCCTGGAGGAGCTCGGGTAAGAAAACAGGCACCCACACTGAGACATTACCGTGTAAATGTACAGAGATCCTTCCAGTAGGATTAAGTGTGTGAGATGGAGTACTATAGAGGCAGAAACGTCTGACAGATCTCAAGTCCTTTTAAAAGTCACTGGCCGAAGGCCCATGCACTGgcttcatttgtgtatttttgtgaGTGAACGGTCCATAACTTTCATCATATTCTCAGTGTGTACTCCAAAGTAAGAATAAGTACTGTAGTCTGTTGGcagaaaacagttttgttttgcaTGACTTCATGCAAAATAAAGTAGGTTGGTTGCTTTGATAAATGGATTGGCCAAGATTATGTCTACTTATTTTGTAAATGGTTTTGAAGTTTGGTTTTTCATCTGTTATTCGTCAGAAGATATTCTCAGTCATAATATTGGATGATAATATTTGCACGTTTATGTCTAGAGAAAATTCGTTCAACAAATATTGTATGCCAGGCTGTGTGCTAGATTCTGAGAATGCAGCTGTACACAGGATAAATATATTCTCTGCCCTCTGAAACTTTATAGaaacaatatgaaatataaaaaaggaaacaacttcCAACTGAGctttgaaattaaacattttcttttccttcatttagaGAATAACAAAGAAATACGAATGATACAtggtataaatgttttaaaattttcccatatGGTGTATATTTAACAAAGATGTCAAACAAATTTGCCAGTAATCCATTGTATTACAAACCATACATGAAAACTTGTTGCCATGTcccctccttttatttatttgtgcattacacataacattttatatgtgtgtatgttatatGTGTGCATATTACTAATTTGTTGAATGTTAGTAGAGCTTCATTTCTCATGCTTATGTTGTGAAagttctaaaattttcttcttgcACCCCAGTGGATCTTTCTATATCATTTTGGAAACCTCTGCTCTAAAGAGTAACCTTTGGATCCTGGCCtgagttttttcttctttgctataCTGTCCTTGAATGATGTGTTTGAAGGTTTTtacataatttctttatattaatgtGATATCTAGTTGAGTTGCTATAACCTtaaatagcaaacattttattCTGACTGGTATTCTGGGCATCTTTTCCTTTGGCTGTTTATTAGACATGAGTCTTTGGCCTTGTTTGCCTCCTTGTTGGGGATGTTGCAaaatctctttgtcttttgtatTGATGGATTCCTAGCAGactttcaaaaatgttaactACTAAGCATAAATAGAGCcagaaatatttatcttaaaacCAAACTGTATCTCTAATTTTCCACTCCCGTAAGAAAAAGAATggatgaaaacaatttttttttaagtttcctttaaCTTGttccaaattaatttaaaagacatGACCAATAAAATATTCGTCTTTACTCTGCAAACTATGTGCCCCTCAAAATCTCACATTTACCTTTCAGGAAGAGGATGAGTGATATTCCACCTGGAATGGAATTGTGTCCTTATTGTAAGAAGCCATTTAAACGATTAAAATCCCACTTGCCACACTGTAAGATGATAGGACCAACCATACCTGCTGATAGAAAGGTTTATCAGTCCAAGCCAGGTACACTCCCACGtgctaaaaaaatgaaagaaccaaTCAAAGATTTAATGAAAGCTAAAGGGAGAGAGTTAGAGACAGagagtgaggaaaaaaatactaagttGATAATGGACAAACCAGAATGGACAATTAAGTCCTTTCCACTACCACCTGTTAGTTTGGAAAGAGCTAGTACTACAGAGGCAGATAAACAAATCAAGAATCAAATTCAGCTCTCttgcaaaacattaaaaaaatctgaaccAAAGACTGCTTTCCAAGGAGAGACCAAGGCTCAGTTTTATGCATCAGAGAACACCTCTCCTAAAAGAGAACTTGCCAAAGATT
Encoded proteins:
- the VCF1 gene encoding protein VCF1 isoform X3: MGGRGGDAGSSSGTGPTEGYLPPAASTRAAARAKARRGGRGGRRDAAPSIPSSRGAAPRRSPPPAAMSERLRPRIPGTQSLQAVTVVAAAVAVAAASTAQTGPVGQKAA